The Pirellulales bacterium genome includes a window with the following:
- a CDS encoding DUF1559 domain-containing protein: MTAAGQPYNFQARGGSRRTYLLLRRHGLTLIELLIVVAIIGVVLAMLFPAVQMVRAQASATECVNNMRQLGLALQQFTDKHNGEFPKSVHAGTENSWVYTLAPFLENVDQVRICPNDPTGPTRLEHKGTSYPMSSYICMDIEGAIHNVNHMRPLSETLVAMEGSEQRDPTSVTFDHVHPHDWFLQKNIDKHRVWIKLIAEVAPDRHWSAGKPDRSDGTSHLLFADAHVEARQANVLKGLADDGVNFALPPRKVRLTGGLPVTH, translated from the coding sequence ATGACTGCTGCGGGTCAGCCCTACAATTTTCAAGCGCGCGGTGGATCTCGCCGCACGTATTTACTGTTGCGCCGCCACGGGCTGACGCTCATCGAGCTGCTGATCGTCGTGGCGATCATCGGCGTGGTCCTGGCCATGCTGTTCCCTGCGGTACAAATGGTTCGCGCCCAGGCGTCGGCCACCGAGTGCGTGAACAACATGCGGCAATTGGGCCTCGCCCTGCAGCAATTCACCGACAAGCACAACGGCGAATTCCCCAAGAGCGTACACGCCGGTACAGAGAACTCCTGGGTCTACACGCTGGCCCCGTTCCTGGAAAACGTCGACCAGGTGCGAATTTGCCCGAACGATCCGACTGGTCCCACGCGGTTGGAGCACAAAGGCACCAGCTACCCGATGTCGAGCTACATCTGCATGGACATCGAGGGGGCCATCCACAACGTCAACCACATGCGGCCACTCTCGGAGACGCTGGTCGCGATGGAAGGCAGCGAGCAACGCGATCCGACGAGCGTCACGTTCGATCACGTCCACCCGCACGACTGGTTCTTGCAGAAAAACATCGACAAGCACCGCGTGTGGATCAAGTTGATCGCCGAGGTGGCGCCCGATCGCCACTGGTCGGCCGGCAAGCCGGACCGGAGTGACGGCACTTCACATCTGCTGTTCGCCGATGCGCACGTCGAAGCGCGCCAGGCGAACGTGCTCAAGGGCCTGGCAGACGACGGGGTGAATTTTGCCCTGCCGCCGCGCAAGGTCCGCCTGACGGGAGGGCTGCCAGTGACGCATTAG
- the dxr gene encoding 1-deoxy-D-xylulose-5-phosphate reductoisomerase: MNSATRVAVLGSTGSIGRNTLAVIEASVGRLTAVGLSAHRRQEELAQQAQRVRPEWVVATEPGAGTAELTRQLPAGTELLIGPDALAEAVRRPTVDVVVAAIVGAAGLYGTWAALEAGKRIALANKETLVMAGPLVMDLARRRGAEIIPVDSEHSAVFQALQAGRRDEVRRVVLTASGGPFRDWTREQMAAATVADALQHPTWDMGRKITIDSATMMNKALEIIEARWLFDLAPEQIGVVIHPQSFVHSMVEYIDGSVVAQLSPPDMKLPIQYALYYPERREGVAERVDWTQPQRLEFLPPDFERFPALALGLEAARAGGTTGCVLNAANEAAVEGFLNGELAFDEIVPACRSVLDQHTFDPQPTLDELLKLDRWARQEVAKWVCA, translated from the coding sequence ATGAATAGCGCGACGCGAGTGGCCGTGTTGGGTTCGACGGGATCGATCGGGCGCAACACGCTGGCGGTCATCGAGGCCTCGGTCGGACGGCTGACCGCCGTGGGACTCTCGGCCCATCGTCGCCAGGAGGAGCTCGCTCAACAGGCACAGCGCGTGCGACCCGAGTGGGTGGTCGCAACCGAGCCCGGCGCGGGCACGGCCGAACTGACGCGGCAACTGCCGGCCGGCACCGAGCTGCTCATCGGCCCGGACGCCCTGGCCGAAGCCGTGCGGCGGCCGACGGTCGATGTGGTCGTGGCGGCCATCGTAGGGGCCGCGGGCCTGTACGGCACCTGGGCCGCGCTCGAAGCCGGTAAGCGCATTGCCCTGGCCAACAAAGAGACGCTGGTCATGGCCGGCCCGCTGGTCATGGACCTGGCCCGGCGGCGAGGCGCGGAAATTATTCCCGTCGACAGCGAACACAGCGCCGTGTTCCAGGCCTTGCAAGCCGGCCGGCGCGACGAAGTGCGACGCGTCGTGCTGACGGCCAGCGGCGGGCCGTTTCGCGACTGGACGCGCGAGCAGATGGCCGCGGCCACGGTGGCCGACGCCTTACAGCACCCGACCTGGGACATGGGCCGCAAGATCACCATCGATTCGGCCACGATGATGAACAAGGCCTTGGAGATCATCGAGGCCCGGTGGTTGTTCGACCTGGCGCCCGAGCAGATCGGCGTGGTGATTCACCCGCAATCGTTCGTCCACTCGATGGTCGAGTACATCGACGGCTCGGTCGTGGCGCAGCTCAGTCCGCCCGACATGAAGCTGCCGATTCAGTATGCGCTGTACTATCCCGAGCGGCGCGAAGGCGTGGCCGAGCGGGTCGATTGGACGCAGCCGCAGCGGCTCGAATTCCTGCCGCCCGATTTCGAGCGGTTTCCAGCTTTGGCGCTGGGGCTCGAAGCGGCCCGGGCCGGCGGCACGACTGGCTGCGTGCTGAATGCCGCGAACGAAGCGGCGGTCGAGGGGTTCTTGAACGGCGAGCTGGCCTTCGATGAAATCGTGCCGGCTTGCCGCAGCGTGTTGGACCAACATACGTTCGATCCGCAGCCTACGCTTGACGAGTTGTTGAAGCTCGATCGCTGGGCTCGTCAGGAGGTTGCCAAGTGGGTTTGTGCCTGA
- the ftsH gene encoding ATP-dependent zinc metalloprotease FtsH, translating to MSKKIDKDALRKPGDNKKSPQLGNNVVWYLVGVGLLTVVLVSLLTKKPQVELSYGDLIALIEQGAPQEPEPPGAGSDGARRKIDVTEGTEKSPRVVEYSNLSDADLLIDKYEITGKVDRRVLREGSRTFSDQEQKKDAGVRFVTYRKGFEDDGGYLLRALKEHQFKKFSAEQAEGPWSYYVFTLGLTLLLFLGVFLMLRRMGGAGSPMAFARSRGKMYAQEDIGVTFDDVAGIDEAVEELREVVEFLRNPEKYQVLGGRIPKGVLLVGPPGTGKTLLAKAIAGEAGVPFFSLSGSDFVEMFVGVGAARVRDTFQQAEAKAPCIIFIDELDALGKTRGSSIVGGHDEREQTLNAMLVEMDGFDSNSGVIVLAATNRPETLDPALLRPGRFDRHVLVDRPDVRGRERILDVHVQNVKLGEDVDLKDVARITSGFVGADLANLVNEAALLAARKGKTAVGMDEFNEGVERVTAGLEKKQRVMHLEEKQRVAYHESGHALVAYSLPNTDPVHKVSIIPRGLGALGYVMQRPEEDRYLLTQAELESRILVLLAGTMSEELIFNDVSTGAQNDLERASELARSMVMDYGMSRLGRVSFRESGRSPFLAGGGELPRERSHSEETAREIDQEIKRIINEALDKVRHILDARQQSLHAMAARLIEKEVIDAVELKAIIEATSASPLVVPGTLSERKRPGGIVEAKPDAGAAGAEA from the coding sequence ATGAGCAAAAAAATCGACAAGGATGCCCTCCGCAAGCCTGGCGACAACAAGAAGTCGCCTCAGCTTGGCAACAACGTCGTCTGGTATCTGGTCGGCGTCGGGCTGTTGACCGTCGTGCTGGTCAGCCTGTTGACGAAAAAGCCCCAGGTCGAGCTCAGCTACGGCGACTTGATTGCCCTGATCGAGCAGGGCGCGCCCCAGGAACCCGAGCCGCCCGGGGCCGGTTCGGACGGAGCGCGGCGCAAGATCGACGTCACCGAGGGGACCGAAAAATCCCCCCGCGTCGTCGAATACTCGAACCTCAGCGACGCCGACTTGCTGATCGACAAGTACGAGATCACCGGCAAGGTCGATCGTCGGGTGCTGCGCGAAGGTTCCCGCACCTTCAGCGATCAGGAACAAAAGAAAGACGCGGGCGTACGCTTCGTCACCTATCGCAAGGGTTTCGAGGACGACGGCGGCTATCTGCTCCGCGCGCTCAAGGAACATCAATTCAAGAAGTTCAGCGCCGAGCAGGCCGAGGGCCCTTGGAGCTATTACGTTTTCACGCTGGGGCTGACGCTGCTGCTGTTTCTCGGGGTGTTCCTCATGTTGCGGCGGATGGGCGGGGCCGGATCGCCGATGGCCTTTGCCCGCAGCCGGGGCAAGATGTACGCGCAAGAGGACATCGGCGTGACGTTCGACGACGTGGCCGGCATCGACGAGGCCGTCGAGGAGCTGCGCGAAGTCGTCGAATTCCTGCGCAACCCCGAAAAATACCAGGTCCTGGGCGGGCGCATTCCCAAGGGCGTGCTCTTGGTGGGACCGCCCGGAACGGGCAAGACGCTCTTGGCCAAGGCCATCGCCGGCGAGGCCGGCGTGCCGTTCTTCAGCCTCTCGGGCTCCGATTTTGTCGAGATGTTCGTCGGCGTCGGCGCGGCCCGCGTGCGCGATACGTTTCAGCAAGCCGAGGCGAAGGCGCCCTGCATCATCTTCATCGACGAGCTCGACGCACTGGGCAAGACGCGCGGTTCGAGTATTGTCGGCGGTCACGACGAGCGCGAGCAGACGCTCAATGCGATGCTCGTCGAGATGGACGGTTTCGACTCGAACAGCGGCGTGATCGTGCTGGCCGCGACCAACCGGCCCGAGACGCTCGATCCGGCGTTGCTGCGACCGGGCCGGTTCGACCGCCACGTGCTGGTCGATCGCCCCGACGTCCGCGGCCGCGAGCGGATCCTCGACGTGCACGTGCAAAACGTCAAGCTCGGCGAGGACGTCGATCTGAAGGACGTGGCCCGCATCACCTCGGGTTTCGTCGGCGCCGACCTGGCCAACCTGGTCAACGAGGCCGCGCTGCTGGCGGCCCGTAAGGGCAAGACGGCCGTCGGTATGGACGAGTTCAACGAAGGCGTCGAACGCGTCACGGCCGGTCTCGAAAAGAAGCAGCGCGTGATGCATCTCGAGGAAAAGCAGCGCGTCGCCTATCACGAAAGCGGCCATGCCCTGGTCGCGTATTCGCTGCCCAACACCGATCCAGTGCACAAGGTCTCGATCATCCCGCGCGGCCTGGGGGCCCTGGGCTACGTCATGCAGCGGCCCGAGGAAGACCGCTATCTGCTGACGCAGGCCGAATTGGAAAGCCGCATCCTGGTACTACTGGCCGGGACGATGTCGGAAGAGTTGATCTTCAACGACGTCTCGACCGGAGCACAAAACGACCTGGAGCGCGCCAGCGAGCTGGCCCGTAGCATGGTGATGGACTACGGCATGAGCCGGTTGGGCCGAGTGAGTTTCCGCGAAAGCGGCCGGTCGCCTTTCCTGGCCGGCGGCGGCGAGCTGCCGCGCGAGCGCAGCCACAGCGAGGAGACGGCCCGCGAGATCGACCAGGAGATCAAGCGGATCATCAACGAGGCACTCGACAAGGTGCGGCACATTCTCGATGCTCGGCAACAATCGCTGCACGCCATGGCGGCGCGGCTGATCGAAAAGGAAGTGATCGACGCCGTGGAGCTCAAGGCGATCATCGAGGCCACGAGCGCGAGCCCCTTGGTCGTGCCCGGCACGCTTAGCGAGCGCAAGCGACCGGGCGGAATCGTCGAGGCGAAGCCCGACGCGGGTGCGGCCGGCGCCGAAGCGTGA
- a CDS encoding class I SAM-dependent methyltransferase yields the protein MPKLRPFYEDVQAHYDLSDDFYRLFLDPSMTYSCAYFERDDMTLAEAQRAKVDLSLSKCNLRPGLRLLDVGCGWGATVRRAAEKYGVHAIGLTLSVNQHAHAKQLAADQPLAEYRLQGWEEFDEPVDRVVSIGAFEHFRVERYEEFFARCRRLLPADGCMMIHSIVHGTDETRLPDEPEWSAELIDYMRFIKYHIFPGGQVPAREAIINSARGQGFELTRLQSLQLHYARTLTCWAQNLAANESQAVALTSREVFDRYMRYLTQSAHYFRTGHIDVCQFSLQKR from the coding sequence ATGCCCAAGCTGCGTCCGTTTTACGAAGACGTTCAGGCCCATTACGACCTGTCCGACGACTTTTACCGCCTCTTTCTTGATCCCTCGATGACCTACAGTTGCGCTTACTTCGAGCGCGACGACATGACCTTGGCCGAGGCGCAGCGCGCGAAAGTCGACCTCTCGCTTTCGAAATGCAATCTCCGGCCAGGGCTACGGCTGTTAGACGTGGGCTGCGGCTGGGGAGCTACCGTCCGGCGCGCGGCCGAGAAATATGGCGTGCACGCGATCGGCTTGACCTTGAGCGTGAATCAGCACGCCCATGCCAAGCAACTGGCCGCCGACCAGCCGTTGGCCGAATATCGGTTGCAAGGCTGGGAGGAATTCGACGAACCCGTCGACCGGGTCGTCAGCATCGGCGCCTTCGAGCATTTCCGCGTGGAGCGTTACGAGGAATTCTTTGCCCGTTGCCGCCGGTTGCTGCCGGCCGACGGTTGCATGATGATTCACTCGATCGTGCATGGGACGGACGAAACCCGTTTGCCCGACGAGCCGGAATGGTCGGCCGAGCTGATCGACTACATGCGATTCATCAAGTATCACATCTTTCCCGGCGGCCAGGTCCCCGCGCGCGAAGCGATCATCAATTCTGCCCGGGGGCAGGGCTTCGAGCTGACCCGGTTGCAATCGCTGCAATTGCACTATGCCCGGACGCTGACCTGCTGGGCGCAAAACCTTGCGGCAAACGAGTCGCAGGCCGTGGCGCTCACCTCGCGCGAGGTGTTCGACCGCTACATGCGCTACCTGACGCAATCGGCCCATTACTTCCGCACCGGCCACATCGACGTCTGCCAGTTCAGTCTGCAGAAGCGGTAG
- a CDS encoding HEAT repeat domain-containing protein, which translates to MTRLALRLAIVLLVLVHAVAGARAQQAAEAELQSLKIDPALDVDLFAAEPLVVNPAAIDVDTQGRVWVAEIKYYRRFADRPPADTIKVLEDTDGDGRADRSTVFAEGVYCPMSICVAWPKVYVATSPDLWVYEDRNNDLKADGPPQKLLTGFGGYNHDHGAHSLVLGPDHKWWMSHGDGGFNVQGTDGTRVRYRWGAVLRGELDGRQLELVAVNFRNPYEVCVSSFGEAYLSDNDNDGNFSTRICWILDRGDYGWFGAPPAKVDPSIPFAEGWHFRAHMPGYVPATLVTGFGSPCGICYYEGDALGPDYRDAPLHADAGPREVRVYRHTPAGFGQRAASRTFLTSEGDDYFRPDDVCTAPDGSVYVSDWYDGGVGGHAYNNPDQGRIFVVRPRGKSLARREQPGPYASVADAVVALASPNLATQFLARERLLAEPQTSVPALLELIANQRESRPDVAARALWVLDRIGGEARSAVTAELHHDDARYRALAVRILRRHGSAAAAEILALADDPDPAVRREVLLALPGIPEPRAFEVLVRRAQAYSGNDRYELETLNIAAGERKTDLFNVLARHAPRTAGTIQLLQVLDPQQAASLLAAGLADESTSLESRREMVHALCLCSSLEAGKTLLSFVANKAADATLRNEALERLTANLQASWRELTADDSLAQSLAVAIQHPETRLAALQLIAQYGIQGLSDPVVALATDATLPPGTRVAAIAALAALRSPEAEKVLAPLLNDSVPDVQQAALAALVQLQSWATIRQVLTAPETGELARQAVTMAMQNSPGALVLLRLIDEQKLADPLRDLAVSAARQHADTNVRVLFERFLPPGERPQRLGSAIRPAEILDLDGDAARGQQIFASETAQCRRCHVVGGLGGDLGPDLSQIGRKYERAALLETILDPSKAIAPEYVPYLVETDSGQVYVGFVVERTDERLVLKDAEGKLLHLPTAEVTAIEPQPKSLMPELVLRDITAQDAADLLAYLVSLRNGLAQVARFRYAGPFEGREADALDRPQAPEEHPETLDSAATFAGLKKTPVRWETIAAGLVTTGQATFPVVDLAARMKDRGQRQAGTVHYLAVYLDSASDQDATLLLGTDDGCKAWLNGREIHRVAAHRAVVYGQDRVAVRLQSGRNLLLIKVVNVDGPCGATAAIESPGLVQVRAD; encoded by the coding sequence ATGACCCGCCTCGCCCTGCGTCTTGCCATCGTCCTGCTGGTTCTGGTGCACGCGGTCGCCGGCGCACGCGCGCAGCAAGCGGCCGAAGCGGAGCTTCAATCGCTCAAGATCGATCCGGCGCTCGACGTCGATTTGTTCGCCGCCGAACCGCTGGTCGTGAATCCCGCGGCCATCGACGTCGACACGCAAGGCCGCGTCTGGGTCGCCGAGATCAAGTACTACCGCCGCTTTGCCGATCGGCCGCCGGCCGACACGATCAAGGTGCTCGAAGACACCGACGGCGACGGCCGCGCCGATCGCAGCACCGTGTTTGCCGAGGGCGTGTACTGCCCGATGAGCATCTGCGTCGCCTGGCCCAAGGTCTATGTGGCTACGAGCCCCGATCTGTGGGTGTATGAAGACCGCAACAACGACCTCAAGGCCGACGGTCCACCGCAAAAACTGCTCACCGGCTTCGGCGGCTACAACCACGATCATGGCGCGCACAGCCTGGTGCTGGGCCCCGACCATAAATGGTGGATGTCGCACGGCGACGGCGGCTTCAATGTCCAGGGGACCGACGGCACGCGGGTCCGATATCGCTGGGGCGCCGTCTTGCGCGGCGAGTTGGACGGCCGCCAGCTCGAGCTCGTGGCTGTCAACTTCCGCAATCCGTACGAGGTTTGCGTCAGCTCGTTCGGCGAGGCCTATCTCAGCGACAACGACAACGACGGCAATTTCAGCACGCGGATCTGCTGGATCCTCGATCGAGGCGACTACGGCTGGTTCGGTGCGCCGCCCGCCAAGGTCGATCCCAGCATCCCGTTTGCCGAAGGCTGGCACTTTCGGGCCCACATGCCGGGCTATGTGCCCGCGACCCTCGTGACTGGCTTCGGTTCGCCGTGCGGCATCTGCTACTACGAGGGCGATGCCCTGGGCCCCGACTATCGCGACGCGCCACTGCACGCCGATGCCGGGCCGCGCGAGGTGCGCGTCTATCGCCACACGCCGGCCGGTTTTGGTCAGCGGGCCGCGAGCCGCACGTTTCTGACCAGCGAAGGCGACGACTACTTCCGCCCCGACGACGTCTGTACCGCGCCCGACGGCTCAGTCTACGTTTCCGACTGGTACGACGGCGGCGTCGGCGGTCATGCCTACAACAATCCGGATCAAGGCCGGATCTTTGTCGTGCGGCCGCGCGGCAAGTCGCTGGCCCGCCGCGAACAGCCGGGGCCCTATGCGTCCGTGGCCGATGCCGTTGTGGCCCTGGCGAGCCCCAACCTGGCGACCCAGTTCTTGGCGCGGGAACGGCTCTTGGCCGAACCACAAACGAGCGTCCCGGCGCTGCTCGAGTTGATCGCCAACCAGCGCGAATCGCGCCCGGACGTCGCGGCGCGCGCCCTGTGGGTGCTCGACCGCATCGGGGGCGAGGCCCGTTCCGCCGTCACCGCGGAGCTGCATCACGACGATGCCCGATACCGCGCATTGGCGGTGCGTATCTTGCGCCGGCACGGCTCCGCAGCGGCCGCGGAAATACTGGCCTTGGCCGACGATCCCGACCCGGCCGTGCGCCGCGAGGTGCTGCTGGCCTTGCCGGGAATCCCCGAGCCGCGCGCCTTCGAGGTACTCGTCCGCCGCGCGCAGGCCTACTCGGGCAACGACCGTTACGAACTCGAAACGCTGAACATTGCCGCCGGTGAGCGGAAGACCGACTTGTTCAACGTGTTGGCCCGTCATGCGCCGCGCACCGCCGGCACGATCCAGTTGCTCCAGGTGCTCGATCCCCAGCAAGCAGCCTCGTTGCTGGCCGCCGGCCTGGCCGACGAATCGACTTCGCTCGAATCGCGTCGCGAGATGGTGCACGCGCTGTGTCTTTGCTCGAGCCTCGAGGCCGGCAAGACGCTGCTGAGCTTCGTGGCGAACAAGGCCGCCGACGCCACGCTGCGCAACGAGGCCCTCGAACGACTGACCGCGAACCTGCAGGCCTCTTGGAGAGAGTTGACCGCCGATGATTCGCTCGCCCAGAGCCTGGCGGTGGCGATCCAGCATCCCGAAACGCGGCTGGCGGCGCTGCAACTCATCGCGCAATACGGCATCCAGGGCCTGAGCGATCCCGTCGTGGCCCTGGCTACCGACGCGACACTACCGCCGGGGACGCGCGTGGCGGCAATCGCGGCGCTGGCGGCGCTGCGCTCGCCGGAGGCCGAGAAAGTGCTCGCCCCGCTGTTGAACGACAGCGTGCCCGACGTGCAACAGGCGGCGCTGGCGGCGCTCGTCCAACTGCAGTCGTGGGCCACGATTCGCCAGGTGCTCACGGCTCCGGAAACCGGTGAGTTGGCGCGGCAGGCCGTGACCATGGCCATGCAGAATTCGCCCGGGGCGCTGGTGCTCCTGCGACTGATCGACGAGCAGAAGCTGGCCGATCCGTTACGCGATCTGGCCGTGTCGGCGGCGCGGCAGCACGCCGATACCAACGTGCGCGTGTTATTCGAACGGTTCTTGCCACCGGGCGAACGTCCGCAACGCTTGGGCAGCGCGATCCGCCCGGCGGAGATCCTCGACCTGGACGGCGATGCGGCGCGCGGACAGCAGATCTTTGCCAGCGAGACCGCACAATGCCGGAGATGTCACGTGGTGGGCGGTCTCGGCGGCGATCTCGGGCCGGACCTCAGCCAGATCGGCCGCAAGTACGAACGGGCAGCACTGCTGGAAACGATTCTCGATCCGTCGAAGGCCATCGCGCCGGAATACGTGCCCTATTTGGTCGAGACCGACTCGGGACAAGTCTACGTCGGGTTCGTCGTCGAGCGGACCGACGAGCGATTGGTACTGAAAGATGCCGAGGGCAAGCTGCTGCACCTGCCCACGGCCGAGGTGACGGCCATCGAGCCGCAGCCGAAATCCTTGATGCCCGAGCTGGTGCTGCGCGATATTACGGCGCAAGACGCGGCCGATCTCTTGGCGTATCTCGTGTCGCTGCGCAACGGTCTCGCGCAGGTAGCGCGGTTCCGCTATGCCGGCCCCTTCGAGGGGCGCGAGGCAGACGCCCTGGATCGGCCGCAAGCTCCCGAGGAGCACCCCGAGACGCTCGACAGCGCCGCAACCTTTGCCGGATTGAAAAAAACGCCGGTCCGCTGGGAAACGATCGCCGCCGGATTGGTGACGACCGGCCAGGCGACTTTTCCCGTCGTCGACCTGGCAGCGCGGATGAAGGACCGCGGTCAACGCCAGGCCGGTACGGTGCATTACCTGGCCGTCTACCTGGACAGCGCCAGCGATCAGGATGCGACCCTGCTGCTGGGCACCGACGACGGCTGCAAGGCATGGCTCAACGGCCGGGAGATTCATCGCGTTGCGGCCCACCGCGCGGTGGTTTATGGCCAGGACCGGGTCGCGGTCCGCCTGCAGTCGGGTCGCAACTTGCTGTTGATTAAGGTGGTTAATGTCGATGGCCCCTGCGGCGCCACGGCGGCGATCGAAAGCCCGGGGCTGGTGCAGGTCCGGGCCGATTGA
- a CDS encoding response regulator produces MIAETPNILITDDDAGLRETLRGLLEQRGFRTLAAADGQEALEIVKQRDVHLLLLDMHMPRLSGLETIRRVRQFKALLPCILMSAEADEQVVREAIQLQTLFVLRKPLNQQTVTSTVRLAFRQVYNWPDANSGPPLAGLLPRTS; encoded by the coding sequence ATGATTGCCGAAACACCCAACATCCTGATCACCGACGACGACGCGGGCTTGCGCGAGACGCTGCGCGGCCTGCTCGAGCAGCGCGGCTTCCGCACGTTGGCGGCGGCCGACGGCCAAGAAGCGCTCGAGATCGTCAAGCAGCGCGACGTGCACCTGCTGCTGTTGGACATGCACATGCCGCGGCTGTCGGGGCTGGAGACGATTCGCCGCGTACGCCAATTCAAGGCGCTGTTGCCTTGCATCCTGATGTCGGCCGAGGCCGACGAGCAGGTCGTGCGCGAGGCGATCCAACTGCAGACGCTGTTTGTGCTGCGCAAGCCGCTCAATCAGCAAACCGTCACCTCGACCGTGCGCCTGGCGTTTCGCCAGGTGTACAACTGGCCCGACGCCAATTCCGGGCCGCCACTGGCCGGGCTGTTGCCCCGCACTTCCTGA
- a CDS encoding PEP-CTERM sorting domain-containing protein, with translation MRYLITVLMVAASCAMVSRAAAHGVPIMVTADANKNILTDASVYESDFNLVGGTLILATLPGIEIPTPGSGFPAGTDLNIVAKHKLLYFNGTDVVSSSSTLEVENVDGDTLDVTNATGVSAPLFWGHYSGAAGWHQHSDYLLSPVPSPAGLYGLVFCIEADGYTPSDPILIAFNYGLSHSAAHEGIEAFERILNPVPEPSSVVLLATGALGLAFAVRRKLRR, from the coding sequence ATGCGTTATTTGATTACCGTGTTGATGGTCGCCGCGTCGTGCGCGATGGTGAGCCGCGCTGCGGCACATGGCGTGCCCATCATGGTCACCGCCGATGCCAACAAGAACATCCTGACCGACGCGTCAGTTTACGAGAGCGACTTCAACCTGGTGGGCGGTACGTTGATTCTGGCGACCTTGCCGGGCATCGAGATTCCCACGCCGGGATCCGGCTTTCCGGCAGGCACCGATCTCAACATCGTCGCGAAACATAAGCTGCTGTACTTCAATGGCACCGACGTCGTATCGAGCAGTTCGACGCTCGAAGTCGAAAACGTCGACGGCGACACGTTGGACGTGACCAACGCGACGGGCGTGTCGGCGCCGTTGTTCTGGGGCCATTACAGCGGCGCCGCAGGCTGGCACCAGCACAGCGACTATCTGCTGTCGCCGGTGCCGTCGCCAGCGGGCCTGTACGGCCTGGTGTTCTGCATCGAGGCCGACGGCTACACGCCTTCGGACCCGATCTTGATCGCCTTCAACTATGGCCTGTCGCACAGCGCCGCGCACGAGGGGATCGAGGCCTTTGAGCGGATCCTGAACCCCGTGCCGGAGCCGTCGAGCGTCGTGCTGCTGGCGACCGGGGCGCTGGGCCTGGCCTTCGCCGTACGTCGCAAACTGCGCCGCTAA